TCAGCCGCGCGTCGCCGTCGGCCACCCCGAGCAGCGCCGAGGCCAGGTCGTCGCGCCGCCGGTCCCGCCGCTCGGCGATGAGATCGGCGAAGTACCCGGCCAGCGTGAACATCGCCTCGATCCCGGCGGCGGGCAGGTCGCGGACACCCTCCTCCCGATGCACGATGAGGTCGGCCAGCCGGCGCAGCTCCGCCCGGTCCCCCTCCGGGACGCCGGCCAGTTCGGAGATCACGTCCATCGGCAGCCGCGCCGCGTAGTCGGCGACCAGATCGAACGAGCCGCCCTCCAGCGCCGGCTCCAGATGCCGCCGGGCGATCACCCGGATGCGCTCCTCCAGCTCGGCCACCCGCCGCGGCGTGAAACCGCGGGACACGAGGCCGCGCAGGCGGGTGTGCCGTGGCGGGTCCATCGCCAGGAACGAGCCGAACCGGTGCGCCTCAGGGCCCCACAGGGCCGGTTCCAGGAGGACGCCGTTGGCGCTGGAGAAGCGGGCGTGATCCCGCAGCGCCTCGGCGACGTCGGCGTGCCGGGTCAGCGCCCAGAAGTCCTCCGCGTCGTTGCGGTAGACGGGCGCCTCCTCCCGCATCCGCTCGTACACCGGATAGGGATCGGCGTGGATCGCGTGGTCGTACAGGCTGAAGCTCACACCCACGAGGGCCTCCCGCTCGGCGGATCACCCGAATGCCACGAGCATCCCTCGTCTCCCCCGCCCCGACCACCCCCGAACGGGTGAT
The DNA window shown above is from Thermomonospora umbrina and carries:
- a CDS encoding cytochrome P450 — protein: MSFSLYDHAIHADPYPVYERMREEAPVYRNDAEDFWALTRHADVAEALRDHARFSSANGVLLEPALWGPEAHRFGSFLAMDPPRHTRLRGLVSRGFTPRRVAELEERIRVIARRHLEPALEGGSFDLVADYAARLPMDVISELAGVPEGDRAELRRLADLIVHREEGVRDLPAAGIEAMFTLAGYFADLIAERRDRRRDDLASALLGVADGDARLTEEEILGVLFLLVAAGNETTANLIGNAWHCAWRHLDRPAAAFARIEDWIEETLRLEPASQGIARTAVDGFTLHGVAVPPEARVLLLIGSANRDPRVFPDPDRLDLDRDTSAKVAFGVGRHYCLGAGLARLEARVALEELAAHVTGFEVDEAAARRVHSPNVRGFASLPTTVTLR